In a single window of the Bacillus clarus genome:
- the msrA gene encoding peptide-methionine (S)-S-oxide reductase MsrA codes for MSEKTYELATFAGGCFWCLVKPFDELPGIQKVLSGYAGGHIENPTYEQVKAGTSGHLEVVQITFDPSIFPYQKLLDLYWPQIDPTDDGGQFFDRGPSYRTAIFYHNETQKELAEKSKQTLAESGMFKNPIVTEIRSAAPFYEAEEYHQHFYKKNPEKYANEQKESGREDFIKENWQKK; via the coding sequence ATGTCCGAAAAAACATACGAACTCGCAACCTTCGCAGGTGGTTGCTTTTGGTGCTTGGTAAAACCATTTGATGAACTCCCTGGTATCCAAAAAGTACTTTCCGGCTATGCAGGTGGTCATATAGAAAACCCAACATACGAACAAGTAAAGGCTGGAACATCTGGACATTTAGAAGTTGTACAAATTACATTCGATCCTTCTATTTTTCCTTATCAAAAATTACTTGATTTATATTGGCCACAAATTGATCCAACTGATGATGGCGGGCAGTTTTTCGACCGAGGTCCATCATACCGCACAGCAATTTTTTATCATAATGAAACACAAAAAGAGCTTGCAGAAAAATCGAAACAAACTCTAGCAGAAAGCGGTATGTTTAAAAATCCTATCGTGACTGAAATTCGTTCGGCCGCACCTTTTTATGAAGCAGAGGAATACCATCAACATTTCTATAAAAAAAATCCTGAGAAATATGCTAACGAGCAAAAAGAATCTGGTCGTGAAGACTTTATTAAAGAAAATTGGCAAAAAAAATAA
- a CDS encoding SDR family oxidoreductase: MLKGKVAFVTGASRGIGRAIAKRLANDGALVAVHYGNRKEDAEETVHEIQSNGGSAFSIGANLESLHGVENLYSSLDSELQKRTGGTQFDILINNAGIGPGAFIEETTEQFFDRIVSVNAKAPFFIIQQALPRLRDNSRIINISSAATRISLPDFVAYSMTKGAINTMTFTLAKQLGARGITVNAILPGFIKTDMNAELLSDPMMKQYATNISAFNRLGEVEDIADTAAFLASPDSRWVTGQLIDVSGGSCL; the protein is encoded by the coding sequence ATGTTAAAAGGAAAAGTAGCATTCGTTACAGGAGCAAGCCGAGGAATTGGACGTGCTATCGCAAAACGTTTAGCAAACGACGGTGCATTAGTTGCTGTTCATTACGGTAATCGAAAAGAAGATGCTGAAGAAACTGTTCATGAAATTCAATCTAATGGCGGTTCGGCTTTTTCTATTGGTGCGAACCTTGAATCTTTACATGGTGTGGAAAATCTTTATAGCTCTTTAGATAGCGAATTGCAAAAACGAACTGGCGGAACTCAATTTGATATTTTAATAAACAACGCTGGAATTGGTCCTGGCGCTTTCATTGAAGAAACGACTGAACAATTTTTTGATAGAATTGTTTCGGTAAATGCAAAAGCACCATTCTTTATTATTCAACAAGCTTTACCACGTTTACGTGACAATAGTCGAATTATTAATATCTCATCAGCTGCCACCCGAATTTCTTTACCAGATTTCGTTGCATATAGTATGACAAAAGGCGCGATTAACACAATGACCTTCACGCTAGCAAAACAGCTCGGAGCGCGTGGTATAACGGTGAATGCAATACTTCCAGGCTTTATCAAAACAGATATGAATGCGGAACTCTTGAGCGATCCAATGATGAAACAGTACGCTACTAATATTTCCGCTTTCAATCGCTTAGGTGAAGTAGAAGACATTGCCGATACTGCGGCATTTCTTGCTTCCCCTGATAGTCGCTGGGTTACTGGACAATTGATTGATGTGAGCGGAGGATCTTGTCTATAA
- the ilvE gene encoding branched-chain-amino-acid transaminase, which yields MGNQYIYMNEEFVEKEKAVVSVYDHGFLYGDGVFEGIRSYGGNVFCLKEHVKRLYESAKSILLTIPMTVDEMEEAVLQTLQKNEYADAYIRLIVSRGKGDLGLDPRSCVKPSVIIIAEQLKLFPQEFYDNGLSVVSVASRRNTPDALDPRIKSMNYLNNVLVKIEAAQAGVLEALMLNQQGYVCEGSGDNVFIVKDGKVLTPPSYLGALEGITRNSVIGLCERLNIPCEERPFTRHDVYVADEVFLTGTAAELIPVVKVDSREIGDGKPGSVTKQLTEEFKKLTRERGVRVPGLAESLA from the coding sequence ATGGGAAACCAGTACATTTATATGAATGAGGAATTTGTGGAGAAGGAAAAAGCAGTTGTTTCAGTATATGATCACGGTTTTTTATACGGAGACGGTGTATTTGAAGGAATTCGTAGTTACGGAGGAAATGTATTTTGTTTAAAAGAACATGTGAAACGATTATATGAATCAGCAAAATCTATTTTACTTACAATTCCAATGACGGTAGATGAAATGGAAGAAGCTGTTTTACAAACATTGCAAAAAAATGAATACGCTGATGCCTATATTCGATTAATTGTCTCAAGAGGAAAAGGTGACTTAGGGCTGGATCCGAGAAGTTGTGTGAAACCGAGCGTTATTATCATTGCAGAACAATTGAAATTATTCCCTCAGGAATTTTATGATAATGGGCTTAGCGTTGTATCTGTAGCATCAAGGCGTAATACGCCAGATGCACTGGATCCACGTATTAAGTCAATGAATTACTTAAATAACGTACTTGTGAAAATTGAAGCAGCACAAGCTGGTGTACTCGAAGCACTTATGTTAAACCAACAAGGATATGTTTGTGAAGGGTCTGGAGATAATGTTTTCATTGTGAAAGATGGAAAAGTGTTAACACCCCCTTCGTATTTAGGGGCACTAGAAGGTATTACGAGAAATAGTGTTATCGGGTTATGTGAGCGACTTAATATTCCATGTGAAGAAAGGCCATTTACTCGCCATGACGTATATGTAGCAGATGAAGTGTTTTTAACAGGAACGGCAGCGGAATTAATTCCAGTTGTAAAAGTTGATTCAAGAGAAATTGGAGATGGGAAACCGGGAAGTGTAACGAAACAATTAACAGAAGAATTCAAAAAGTTAACGCGAGAAAGAGGAGTGCGTGTTCCAGGATTGGCGGAAAGTTTAGCGTAA
- the ilvB gene encoding acetolactate synthase large subunit — protein sequence MEEQYATCDELRSEEATGAGHVIQCLKKLGVTTVFGYPGGAILPVYDALYGSGLKHVLTRHEQAAIHAAEGYARASGKVGVVFATSGPGATNLVTGLADAYMDSIPLVVITGQVAKPLIGKDGFQEADVVGITVPVTKHNYQVRDVNHLSRIVQEAFYIAESGRPGPVLIDIPKDVQNANVTSFFNEEIEISGYKPELVPDSMKLREIAKAISKAKRPLLYIGGGVIHSGGSEELIKFARENCIPVVSTLMGLGAYPPEDSLFLGMLGMHGTYAANMAVTECDLLLALGVRFDDRVTGKLELFSPQSKKVHIDIDLSELHKNITVEYPVVGDVKRALHMLIKLPIYTETNTWLAKVKGWQEEYPLSYKQTESELKPQHVIDLVSELTNGEAIVTTEVGQHQMWAAHFYRAKKPRTFLTSGGLGTMGFGFPAAIGAQLAKKEELVICIAGDASFQMNIQELQTIAENNIPVKVFIINNKFLGMVRQWQEMFYENRLSESRIGSPDFVKVAEAYGVKGLRATNSTEAKQVMLEAFAHEGPVVVDFCVEEGENVFPMVPPNKGNNEMIMKRWEE from the coding sequence ATGGAGGAACAGTATGCAACATGTGATGAACTGCGGAGTGAAGAAGCGACAGGTGCTGGACACGTTATTCAATGCTTGAAGAAATTAGGTGTAACGACTGTTTTCGGTTATCCAGGCGGAGCGATTTTGCCAGTATACGATGCGTTATACGGAAGTGGTTTGAAGCACGTTTTAACTCGTCATGAACAAGCTGCCATTCATGCGGCAGAAGGATATGCGAGAGCTTCTGGAAAGGTCGGGGTAGTCTTTGCTACCTCGGGCCCGGGGGCGACGAATTTAGTTACGGGCTTAGCAGATGCTTATATGGATTCGATTCCTTTAGTTGTCATTACAGGGCAAGTTGCAAAGCCTCTCATCGGTAAAGACGGATTTCAAGAAGCAGATGTTGTCGGAATTACAGTACCTGTTACGAAGCATAATTACCAAGTTCGTGATGTAAATCATTTATCACGTATTGTGCAAGAAGCTTTTTACATCGCCGAAAGCGGGCGACCAGGACCAGTATTAATTGATATTCCAAAGGATGTTCAAAATGCAAATGTAACAAGTTTCTTTAATGAAGAAATTGAAATTTCAGGATATAAACCGGAACTTGTACCAGACAGTATGAAACTTAGAGAGATAGCAAAAGCAATTTCAAAAGCAAAACGTCCCCTTCTTTATATTGGAGGAGGTGTCATTCATTCAGGCGGATCTGAAGAACTCATCAAGTTTGCGAGGGAGAATTGTATTCCAGTCGTTTCAACTTTAATGGGACTTGGTGCATATCCGCCAGAAGATTCTTTATTTTTAGGGATGCTCGGTATGCATGGAACGTACGCTGCGAACATGGCCGTAACAGAATGTGATTTACTCCTTGCTTTAGGGGTTCGCTTTGATGATCGTGTAACAGGAAAATTAGAGCTTTTTTCTCCGCAATCAAAAAAGGTACATATTGATATTGATCTATCTGAACTTCATAAAAATATAACGGTAGAATATCCAGTTGTTGGAGATGTGAAAAGGGCATTGCATATGCTAATTAAATTGCCTATCTATACAGAAACAAATACATGGCTTGCGAAAGTGAAGGGATGGCAAGAAGAATATCCACTTTCATATAAGCAAACAGAATCAGAGTTAAAACCACAACATGTCATTGATTTAGTAAGTGAATTAACGAATGGTGAAGCAATTGTAACTACTGAAGTAGGACAGCATCAAATGTGGGCCGCACATTTTTATAGAGCGAAAAAACCACGGACTTTTCTAACATCAGGCGGATTAGGGACGATGGGATTTGGTTTCCCAGCAGCAATTGGTGCCCAGCTAGCTAAAAAAGAAGAACTTGTCATTTGTATTGCGGGTGACGCTTCTTTTCAAATGAACATTCAAGAACTACAAACAATTGCTGAAAATAACATCCCTGTAAAAGTATTTATCATAAATAACAAATTTTTAGGGATGGTAAGGCAATGGCAAGAAATGTTTTATGAAAATCGTTTATCAGAATCAAGAATCGGATCACCAGATTTTGTGAAAGTAGCAGAAGCTTATGGAGTAAAGGGATTAAGAGCAACAAATTCAACTGAGGCGAAACAAGTGATGTTAGAAGCATTTGCTCATGAAGGTCCTGTCGTAGTTGATTTTTGTGTAGAAGAAGGTGAAAACGTATTTCCGATGGTTCCGCCAAACAAAGGGAATAACGAAATGATTATGAAGAGGTGGGAAGAATGA
- a CDS encoding ACT domain-containing protein: MSHTFSLVIHNEPSVLLRISGIFARRGYYISSLHLNERDTSGVSEMKLTAVCTENEAILLVSQLKKLIDVLQVNKL, encoded by the coding sequence ATGAGTCATACTTTTTCACTCGTTATTCATAACGAGCCAAGCGTCTTATTACGTATAAGCGGTATTTTTGCTCGGCGTGGTTATTATATTTCTTCTTTACATTTAAACGAAAGAGATACTAGTGGTGTTTCTGAAATGAAACTCACAGCAGTTTGTACTGAAAATGAAGCGATATTACTTGTTAGTCAGTTGAAAAAATTAATTGATGTTCTGCAAGTAAATAAATTATAA
- the ilvC gene encoding ketol-acid reductoisomerase: MKTYYEKDANVELLQGKTVAVVGYGSQGHAQAQNLRDSGVEVVVGVRPGKSYEVAKADGFEVMSVSEAVRTAQVVQMLLPDEQQAHVYRTEVEENLREGQMLLFSHGFNIHFGQINPPSYVDVAMVAPKSPGHLVRRVFQEGNGVPALVAVHQDATGTALHVALAYAKGVGCTRAGVIETTFQEETETDLFGEQAVLCGGVTALVKAGFETLTEGGYRPEIAYFECLHELKLIVDLMYEGGLTNMRHSISDTAEFGDYVTGSRIVTDETKKEMKRVLTEIQQGEFAKKWILENQAGRSTYNAMKKAEQNHQLEKVGAELREMMSWINAPKELVKK; this comes from the coding sequence ATGAAAACGTATTATGAGAAAGATGCAAATGTAGAGTTATTACAAGGGAAAACTGTTGCAGTAGTTGGTTATGGGTCACAAGGTCATGCGCAAGCACAAAATTTACGTGATTCTGGTGTAGAAGTAGTAGTTGGTGTTCGTCCTGGTAAGTCGTATGAAGTAGCGAAAGCAGATGGGTTTGAAGTGATGTCTGTTTCAGAAGCGGTTCGAACCGCACAAGTTGTACAAATGTTATTACCGGATGAACAACAAGCACATGTGTACCGAACAGAAGTAGAAGAGAATCTTCGTGAAGGACAAATGTTACTTTTCTCACATGGGTTTAATATTCATTTTGGACAAATTAATCCACCAAGTTACGTAGACGTAGCGATGGTTGCGCCAAAAAGTCCAGGTCATCTCGTTCGCCGTGTATTCCAAGAAGGAAATGGTGTTCCGGCATTAGTCGCAGTACATCAGGACGCAACGGGAACGGCGTTACATGTAGCTCTTGCGTATGCAAAAGGAGTAGGTTGTACACGAGCAGGTGTCATTGAAACGACATTCCAAGAAGAAACGGAGACGGATTTATTCGGAGAGCAAGCTGTGCTTTGTGGTGGGGTAACTGCACTTGTAAAAGCTGGGTTTGAAACATTAACAGAAGGTGGATATCGTCCTGAAATTGCATACTTTGAATGTTTACATGAGTTAAAGTTAATTGTCGACTTAATGTACGAAGGTGGATTAACGAATATGCGTCATTCTATTTCTGACACGGCAGAGTTTGGAGATTATGTAACAGGATCAAGAATTGTTACAGATGAAACGAAGAAAGAGATGAAACGAGTTCTTACAGAAATTCAGCAAGGTGAATTTGCAAAGAAATGGATTTTAGAAAATCAAGCAGGACGATCAACATACAATGCGATGAAAAAAGCAGAACAAAATCATCAACTTGAAAAAGTTGGAGCAGAGCTTCGTGAAATGATGAGCTGGATTAATGCGCCGAAAGAGTTAGTAAAAAAATAG
- the ilvD gene encoding dihydroxy-acid dehydratase, with protein MRSDMIKKGFDKAPHRSLLKATGLKDEDFDKPFVAICNSFIEIIPGHKHLNEFGKLVKEAVRAAGMVPFEFNTIGVDDGIAMGHIGMRYSLPSREIIADSVETVVNAHWFDGMICIPNCDKITPGMMMAALRVNIPTVFVSGGPMAAGKTSKGEVVDLSSVFEGVGAYQSGKISEEELKDIEDHGCPSCGSCSGMFTANSMNCLCEVLGLALPGNGSILAIDPRREELIKQAAEKLKILIERDIKPRDIVTEEAIDDAFALDMAMGGSTNTVLHTLALAQEAGLDYDMSRIDAVSRRVPHLCKVSPASNWHMEDIDRAGGISAILKELSRKEGVLHLDRITATGQTLRENIAEAEIQDKEVIHSLENPHSEEGGLRILKGNLAKDGAVIKSGATEVKRFEGPCVIFNSQDEALAGIMLGKVKKGDVVVIRYEGPRGGPGMPEMLAPTSAIAGMGLGAEVALLTDGRFSGASRGISVGHISPEAAASGTIALLEQGDIVCIDVEERLLEVRVSDEELEKRKKEWKRPEPKVKTGWLGRYAQMVTSANTGAVLKIPNFD; from the coding sequence ATGAGAAGTGACATGATTAAAAAAGGTTTTGATAAAGCTCCACATCGTAGTTTATTAAAAGCAACTGGTTTAAAAGATGAAGATTTTGATAAACCATTCGTAGCAATTTGTAATTCTTTTATTGAAATTATTCCAGGGCATAAGCATTTAAATGAGTTTGGGAAACTTGTAAAAGAAGCAGTACGTGCAGCGGGCATGGTTCCATTTGAATTCAATACGATTGGAGTAGATGATGGAATTGCGATGGGACATATCGGTATGCGTTATTCTCTTCCAAGTCGTGAAATTATTGCAGATTCGGTAGAAACAGTTGTAAATGCACATTGGTTTGACGGAATGATTTGCATCCCAAACTGCGACAAAATTACACCAGGTATGATGATGGCTGCACTTCGTGTAAATATTCCAACTGTGTTTGTTTCAGGTGGACCGATGGCAGCAGGGAAAACATCTAAAGGAGAAGTTGTCGATTTGAGTTCCGTTTTTGAAGGGGTAGGAGCTTACCAATCTGGGAAAATTTCAGAAGAAGAATTAAAGGATATTGAAGATCATGGTTGTCCATCTTGTGGTTCTTGTTCCGGTATGTTTACAGCGAATTCTATGAATTGCTTATGTGAAGTACTAGGTTTAGCACTTCCTGGGAACGGTAGTATTTTAGCAATTGACCCAAGACGTGAAGAGTTAATTAAACAAGCAGCAGAAAAATTGAAAATTTTAATTGAAAGAGATATTAAGCCGCGTGACATCGTGACAGAAGAAGCAATTGATGATGCATTTGCGCTTGATATGGCGATGGGGGGATCGACGAATACGGTATTACATACGTTAGCACTCGCTCAAGAAGCGGGGTTAGATTATGATATGAGCCGTATTGATGCAGTTTCAAGACGTGTACCTCATTTATGTAAAGTAAGTCCAGCTTCTAATTGGCATATGGAAGATATCGATCGAGCGGGCGGGATTAGTGCTATTTTGAAAGAGTTAAGCCGAAAAGAAGGTGTACTTCATCTTGATCGTATCACTGCTACTGGACAGACGTTAAGAGAAAACATTGCTGAGGCTGAGATTCAAGATAAAGAAGTCATTCATTCACTTGAAAATCCTCATAGTGAAGAGGGGGGCTTACGTATATTAAAAGGAAATCTTGCGAAAGATGGAGCTGTTATTAAAAGTGGAGCAACAGAGGTAAAACGATTTGAGGGACCTTGCGTTATTTTTAATTCGCAAGATGAGGCACTTGCTGGAATTATGTTAGGGAAAGTGAAAAAAGGAGATGTAGTTGTTATTCGTTATGAAGGACCAAGAGGTGGACCAGGTATGCCAGAAATGTTAGCACCAACGTCAGCGATTGCTGGTATGGGATTAGGTGCAGAGGTTGCACTTTTAACAGATGGTCGTTTCTCGGGTGCTTCACGCGGTATTTCAGTAGGTCATATTTCACCAGAAGCAGCTGCGAGTGGAACGATTGCACTTCTTGAACAAGGAGATATTGTATGTATTGACGTTGAGGAGCGCTTGTTAGAAGTAAGAGTTAGCGATGAGGAATTAGAGAAACGTAAAAAAGAATGGAAGCGACCAGAACCAAAAGTGAAAACTGGATGGCTTGGACGTTATGCACAAATGGTAACATCCGCAAATACAGGGGCTGTTCTGAAAATCCCAAATTTTGATTGA
- the ilvA gene encoding threonine ammonia-lyase IlvA — translation MMQNVKERVKIEDILMAHNCMKDIVMKTPLQRDKVLSEKYECEVYIKREDLQVIRSFKIRGAYNLIQSLSKEQLQNGVVCASAGNHAQGVAYTCNLLNIPSKIFMPTTTPKQKVSQVQFFGGSFAEIVLVGDTFDSAFQEAQRYCERNRMTFVHPFDDPYVIAGQGTVAVEIMHDMDKAVDYLFTAIGGGGLASGTGTYVKGVSPTTKVIGVEPFGAASMKEAFLQNENVALERIDSFVDGAAVKKVGKLTFETCKDVLDDIVLVPEGKICTTILELYKKNAIVAEPAGALSIAALDLYKDEIKGKTVVCTLSGGNNDIDRMQEMKERSLIYEGLKHYFIIEFPQRSGALREFLDKGLGPEDDITRFEYIKKHNKENGPALVGVELKHKEDYEPLITRFQENNIQFMELNKNPVLFDLLI, via the coding sequence ATGATGCAAAATGTGAAGGAGAGAGTGAAGATTGAAGATATCCTTATGGCTCATAATTGTATGAAGGATATCGTCATGAAAACGCCCTTGCAACGAGATAAGGTTTTATCTGAAAAATATGAATGTGAGGTGTATATTAAGCGAGAAGATTTGCAAGTTATTCGTTCTTTCAAAATTCGTGGTGCATACAATTTAATTCAAAGTTTATCGAAAGAACAATTACAAAATGGTGTTGTTTGTGCAAGTGCTGGTAATCATGCGCAAGGAGTTGCGTATACGTGTAATTTATTGAATATTCCATCGAAAATCTTTATGCCAACAACAACACCAAAACAGAAAGTATCACAAGTTCAATTTTTTGGGGGTAGCTTTGCAGAAATCGTGTTAGTTGGTGATACATTTGATAGTGCTTTCCAAGAGGCACAACGCTATTGTGAGAGAAATAGGATGACATTTGTTCATCCATTTGATGATCCATATGTGATTGCAGGGCAAGGAACGGTAGCTGTTGAAATTATGCACGATATGGATAAGGCAGTTGATTATCTCTTTACAGCAATTGGCGGTGGTGGATTAGCCTCAGGAACTGGTACATATGTAAAAGGTGTAAGTCCAACTACAAAAGTAATTGGTGTAGAACCGTTTGGGGCTGCATCTATGAAAGAGGCTTTTCTTCAAAATGAAAATGTTGCATTAGAGAGAATTGATAGCTTCGTTGATGGGGCAGCTGTAAAAAAGGTAGGGAAATTAACTTTTGAAACTTGTAAAGATGTCCTCGATGATATTGTATTAGTTCCAGAAGGGAAAATTTGCACGACAATTTTAGAACTATACAAGAAAAATGCGATTGTAGCGGAGCCTGCTGGTGCTCTTTCTATCGCGGCGCTCGATCTTTACAAAGATGAAATAAAAGGAAAAACGGTTGTTTGTACGTTAAGCGGTGGAAATAATGATATTGATAGAATGCAAGAAATGAAAGAACGTTCCCTCATTTATGAAGGATTAAAACATTACTTCATTATCGAATTTCCGCAGCGTTCAGGTGCACTGCGAGAATTTCTTGATAAAGGGTTAGGACCAGAAGATGATATTACGCGCTTTGAGTATATTAAGAAACATAATAAAGAAAATGGTCCGGCTTTAGTCGGTGTAGAATTAAAACATAAAGAAGATTACGAGCCGTTAATTACTCGTTTTCAAGAGAATAATATTCAATTTATGGAGCTTAATAAAAATCCTGTGTTGTTTGATTTACTTATTTAA
- a CDS encoding CapA family protein → MTTLLKRLILIALFITPIVLLINSTYISKAKNKADVQNTAKKAISTNEKKNENQEITLTFSGDTMFDWQLRPVIEKNGADYPFQHVKEEITKADISFINLESAFTTREKRVPGQQFWIKSDPPTLQAIKNTGYDIVNIGNNHTLDYGQDGLLDTISHIEKLKLPYTGAGKNADDAYTAREITVKGKKFKFLSFVRFMPNFTWVAGQNTPGVANGYDINLITKTIKEQKKDADYVIVYMHWGVEKSNRPVEYQKQYVPKMVEAGADAIVGSHPHWLQGFEYYDKVPVAYSLGNFLFPSYVNGKSAETGVLTITFKGKDVQMSFNPYIIRNNQISPVSPEEKKKALQYLQTVSTDVEIDDTGKIINKRK, encoded by the coding sequence ATGACAACTTTATTGAAACGACTTATTTTAATAGCACTGTTCATTACGCCAATTGTTTTGCTGATCAATAGCACCTACATTTCAAAAGCTAAAAATAAGGCTGACGTGCAAAACACAGCAAAAAAAGCAATTTCAACGAATGAAAAGAAAAATGAAAATCAAGAGATTACACTTACCTTCTCTGGTGATACGATGTTTGATTGGCAATTACGTCCCGTTATTGAAAAAAACGGAGCTGATTATCCATTCCAACATGTAAAAGAGGAAATAACGAAAGCTGATATTTCCTTTATTAATTTAGAGTCTGCATTTACAACACGAGAAAAAAGAGTTCCTGGTCAGCAATTTTGGATTAAAAGCGATCCTCCTACACTACAAGCAATTAAAAACACTGGATATGACATCGTTAATATTGGTAATAACCATACGCTTGATTATGGACAAGACGGACTACTAGATACGATTTCTCATATAGAAAAATTAAAACTCCCTTACACTGGAGCTGGAAAAAATGCTGATGATGCATATACAGCAAGAGAAATCACAGTAAAAGGAAAAAAATTCAAATTCCTTTCATTTGTACGATTTATGCCTAACTTCACTTGGGTAGCTGGGCAAAATACACCTGGTGTTGCGAATGGATATGATATTAATCTTATTACAAAAACAATTAAGGAACAGAAGAAAGATGCAGATTATGTAATCGTCTACATGCATTGGGGCGTTGAAAAATCAAATCGACCTGTAGAATATCAAAAGCAATATGTTCCCAAAATGGTGGAAGCAGGAGCTGATGCGATTGTCGGAAGCCATCCACACTGGCTACAAGGATTTGAGTATTACGATAAAGTTCCTGTCGCTTATTCATTAGGAAACTTCTTGTTCCCGAGCTATGTAAACGGGAAAAGCGCTGAAACAGGCGTATTGACCATAACTTTTAAAGGGAAGGATGTTCAAATGTCATTTAACCCTTACATCATACGAAATAATCAAATTTCTCCTGTGAGTCCAGAAGAAAAGAAAAAAGCTCTTCAATATTTGCAAACTGTTTCAACTGATGTAGAGATTGATGATACTGGAAAAATAATAAACAAACGTAAATAA
- a CDS encoding DUF554 domain-containing protein: MVILGAVVNGICIIIGTLLGKLLSSIPESMKGTVMHTIGLAVTVLGLQMGLKSENFLVVILSLVIGAVIGEWLQLEGKLKSLGDWLESKIGSKGEGSISVGFVTATLIFAIGAMGVLGALDSGIRGNHDVLFTKAIIDGFISIILTTTLGIGVLFSAIPVILYEGLIAIFATQINSFVPEKLMNQLIVEMTATGGIMIFAIGLNLLGFIKIKVANLLPGIIVVGIIVSIIYGYDLYVSIG; encoded by the coding sequence ATGGTTATATTAGGTGCAGTAGTAAATGGGATTTGCATAATAATTGGAACTCTACTAGGTAAACTATTAAGCAGTATTCCAGAAAGTATGAAGGGAACGGTAATGCATACGATCGGCTTGGCGGTTACGGTACTTGGACTGCAAATGGGATTGAAAAGTGAAAACTTTCTTGTTGTCATTTTAAGTTTAGTGATAGGAGCGGTCATTGGAGAATGGTTACAATTAGAAGGGAAATTAAAAAGCTTAGGAGATTGGTTAGAAAGTAAAATTGGTTCAAAGGGAGAGGGGAGTATATCCGTAGGTTTTGTAACAGCTACGCTTATTTTTGCAATTGGCGCAATGGGAGTACTAGGAGCGTTAGATAGTGGTATTCGTGGGAATCATGATGTTCTTTTTACGAAAGCGATTATTGATGGATTTATATCTATTATTTTAACGACAACCCTTGGAATAGGGGTATTGTTTTCAGCGATACCAGTTATTTTATATGAAGGATTAATTGCTATTTTTGCGACGCAAATTAATAGTTTTGTACCAGAGAAGTTGATGAATCAATTGATAGTAGAAATGACAGCAACTGGTGGCATTATGATTTTTGCAATTGGGTTAAACTTACTTGGGTTTATTAAGATTAAAGTTGCGAATTTGTTGCCCGGGATAATAGTAGTTGGAATCATTGTTTCTATTATATATGGATATGATTTGTATGTTTCAATTGGATAG
- a CDS encoding ABC transporter permease produces MIWLKTLQAEFYKMKNTKIWILLLLSPILSGTIAYASASSYPDYKHWELIYTIMITVHGMLLLPLLTGIYTAFICRYEHSNGGWKQLLVQPIARYHTYIIKFFFILLFVGMMQTFFIVGYICVGQLLHISGPFPLVSIIKSVIGGWIATLPLIALQLWVSTIWTSFAAPIALNVIATIPAMMISNSDRFGPFYPWAQPFLTMIPQDGSQLFYSSFQTLVFVIIGSFIVLFIGGFVHFMKKAY; encoded by the coding sequence ATGATTTGGCTTAAAACCCTGCAAGCTGAATTTTATAAAATGAAAAACACAAAAATATGGATATTATTACTTTTAAGCCCTATCTTATCAGGTACTATAGCTTATGCGAGTGCCTCAAGCTATCCTGATTATAAACATTGGGAATTAATTTATACTATCATGATAACGGTGCACGGTATGTTACTTTTACCGTTGTTAACAGGTATTTACACTGCATTTATTTGCCGATATGAACATTCAAATGGTGGATGGAAACAGCTTCTGGTGCAACCTATAGCACGCTATCACACCTATATTATAAAATTCTTCTTTATTCTCTTATTTGTAGGCATGATGCAAACCTTTTTCATTGTAGGCTATATTTGCGTTGGACAACTTCTGCATATATCTGGTCCATTCCCACTTGTTTCTATAATTAAAAGTGTAATAGGCGGATGGATCGCCACCTTACCGTTAATAGCTTTGCAATTATGGGTTTCAACCATCTGGACTAGCTTTGCAGCTCCAATTGCCTTAAATGTTATAGCTACCATACCTGCTATGATGATTTCTAATTCTGACAGATTCGGTCCTTTCTATCCATGGGCTCAACCTTTTCTTACTATGATCCCTCAAGATGGTTCACAACTATTTTACAGCTCTTTTCAAACTCTAGTATTCGTTATAATTGGTAGCTTTATTGTTTTATTTATAGGTGGCTTTGTTCATTTTATGAAAAAAGCATATTAA